A single region of the Sorghum bicolor cultivar BTx623 chromosome 9, Sorghum_bicolor_NCBIv3, whole genome shotgun sequence genome encodes:
- the LOC8071205 gene encoding DNA-binding protein EMBP-1, with the protein MAAAAAGAPFGTTVSFPVYHPGVAAAYYAHASMAAGVPYPTSEAVPAVVLAAPLPEGKDKGKGGGASPEKGSSGAPSGEDASRIRCKRVKTTFVLTVARLT; encoded by the exons atggcggcggccgcggcgggggCGCCCTTCGGCACGACGGTGTCGTTCCCCGTCTACCACCCAGGCGTCGCCGCGGCGTACTACGCGCACGCGTCCATGGCCGCG GGCGTCCCTTACCCGACGAGCGAAGCTGTCCCCGCGGTGGTGCTGGCGGCTCCTCTACCGGAAGGGAAAGACAAGGGGAAGGGTGGGGGCGCGTCGCCTGAGAAGGGCAGCTCTGGGGCGCCCTCCGGCGAGGACGCCTCCAGGATACGTTGCAAAAGAGTAAAAACCACATTTGTGCTGACTGTGGCACGCCTGACCTAA
- the LOC8080924 gene encoding serine/arginine-rich splicing factor RS2Z33: MGFKIKYKQQMRDRDVVASGGAGGDGGGSSEATQPKSPPREPSPLPRRSPPPPREPAPSPRRSPTPPDAESKIPRRKDHCDPYDHSGQHGSTTKLYVGNMSRYTRERDLEAAFGRYGRLVTVYLQGRNYGFVVFYDPKDADAARNGLDGQEICGSHITVQFAREHKMTRYDTRYIHDDQNDQQDGNSKLFVSNISSLTQENDISDLFSKYGRVRKTNLKENYGFVEFCDPQDADDARCELNGQEFNGNRISVKFATGVPRGPVDSAQILCYNCGAEGHFSSDCKAGDWKDRCYRCGEKGHLKRNCRNRPKDIGRRRSHSRSQSPGHGMGRSWRYRSRSRGYSQPPSPTRGNRNTGGEELPSRSPCYSHHPRSRSSPPPPREPAKRSGSLRDAVPRRGQR; encoded by the exons ATGGGGTTCAAGATCAAatacaagcagcagatgcgggACCGGGACGTCGTGGcaagcggcggcgccggcggcgatgGCGGCGGAAGCAGTGAAGCTACGCAACCGAAATCGCCGCCGCGAGAACCCTCTCCTTTGCCGCGGCGTTCACCTCCGCCGCCACGAGAACCCGCTCCTTCGCCGCGGCGTTCACCTACGCCGCCTGATGCCGAG AGTAAAATACCTCGACGCAAGGACCACTGCGATCCCTATGATCATTCTGGTCAACATGGAAGTACAACCAAGTTGTATGTGGGAAACATGTCTCGGTATACTCGGGAACGAGATCTTGAGGCTGCTTTTGGCAGATACGGAAG ATTGGTGACGGTGTATCTGCAGGGGAGGAACTATGGCTTTGTT GTGTTTTATGATCCCAAGGATGCAGATGCTGCAAGAAATGGCCTAGATGGCCAAGAAATTTGTGGGAGCCACATCACTGTTCAATTTGCAAGAGAG CACAAAATGACTCGATATGACACGCGCTATATTCATGATGATCAAAATGATCAACAAGATGGTAACTCCAAGTTGTTCGTGAGCAACATTTCTTCACTTACCCAGGAAAATGATATTAGTGACCTATTCAGCAAATATGGGAG AGTGCGCAAAACGAATCTTAAGGAGAACTATGGTTTTGTT GAGTTTTGTGATCCCCAGGATGCAGATGATGCAAGGTGTGAACTTAACGGACAAGAATTTAATGGGAACCGCATCAGTGTTAAGTTTGCAACAGGG GTTCCACGTGGTCCTGTAGATTCTGCTCAAATCCTCTGCTATAACTGTGGGGCAGAAGGGCACTTTTCTAGTGATTGCAAAGCTGGTGACTGGAAAGATAGGTGCTACCGGTGTGGAGAAAAGGGCCATCTCAAAAGAAACTGTCGGAACAGACCTAAGGATATCGG GCGAAGGAGAAGCCATTCGAGGTCCCAGTCTCCTGGTCATGGCATGGGCCGAAGCTGGAGATACAGGAGTCGCAGTAGGGGTTACAG TCAGCCACCATCTCCAACAAGGGGTAACCGTAATACTGGTGGTGAAGAATTGCCATCAAGAAGCCCCTGTTACAGCCACCAccccaggagcaggagcagcccccCACCACCAAGGGAGCCAGCTAAACGCAGTGGTTCATTACGTGATGCAGTCCCCAGGAGAGGTCAGAGGTGA
- the LOC110430383 gene encoding protein argonaute 2-like, with the protein MAAQGGANGGGFGQQGGRRGGPGFNPGFNPGFDPGFAGRGGRGYGSFPHNCGRGSNFGGGRSGYGGYGGYGSQNNYGYQGFHGANRGRRPYYGGYGGKRGRGAGYGGQQFQQQATPNPTPMGGDYGTGAHIADQMGQNLGAQQQHSTVPATGTKSATGGVPIAVTADNHLGSAVLGDPQPGHPSAGQELHQAPPAGLHKQGSKLELSPHRLVENKTTAEVPKDTIPHNPDNEPMNVDLPESSKGKFKWEIEEKGKDAFTTNFPSTVWLDTVVNWGPMVTKSFEGKIQFEKSSEEDVYKYEIEKVWLHFGVEQEAPEGEPILLDLDSKLEDEEPNEDDDPNDDDPKEEGNGDKPMDIDKKKRIRHHILQRRLRLFMALYGSAGTVWRCDGGSKKRVVIASGPTTNRPQKWVTASRHVCSSETPVPVPAPIHAVQTQSAVA; encoded by the exons ATGGCGGCGCAAGGGGGCGCTAATGGTGGCGGGTTCGGGCAGCAAGGAGGCAGAAGGGGAGGCCCGGGGTTTAATCCTGGTTTCAATCCGGGGTTTGATCCAGGTTTTGCAGGGAGAGGCGGCCGTGGCTATGGGTCTTTTCCCCATAATTGTGGCCGTGGAAGCAACTTCGGTGGAGGTCGTAGCGGCTATGGTGGCTATGGTGGTTATGGCAGCCAGAACAACTATGGGTACCAAGGTTTTCACGGTGCTAATCGTGGTCGTCGTCCATACTATGGCGGCTATGGTGGCAAGCGTGGCCGAGGTGCAGGATATGGAGGTCAACAATTCCAACAGCAGGCGACCCCAAACCCAACTCCGATGGGGGGGGACTACGGCACCGGAGCCCACATCGCTGACCAGATGGGGCAGAACTTGGGTGCCCAGCAACAGCACTCCACGGTGCCTGCAACGGGTACCAAGTCTGCCACAGGAGGTGTCCCCATCGCTGTTACAGCCGATAACCATCTTGGCTCAGCTGTGCTCGGCGATCCCCAGCCCGGCCACCCCTCGGCTGGCCAGGAGCTTCACCAGGCCCCTCCCGCTGGCCTACACAAGCAGGGGAGCAAGCTAGAACTTTCACCGCATCGTCTGGTTGAAAACAAGACAACAGCTGAGGTACCAAAAGACACTATCCCACATAATCCTGACAATGAGCCAATGAATGTTGatttaccagagtcatccaagG GGAAGTTCAAATGGGAGATTGAGGAGAAAGGAAAAGATGCCTTCACCACTAATTTCCCCTCCACTGTTTGGCTTGACACTGTGGTCAATTGGGGCCCTATGGTGACAAAGTCTTTCGAAGGAAAAATTCAATTTGAGAAAAGCTCAGAAGAGGATGTTTACAAGTACGAGATTGAGAAAGTTTGG TTGCATTTTGGGGTGGAGCAGGAGGCGCCTGAGGGTGAGCCAATCTTGCTTGACCTTGATTCTAAATTGGAAGATGAAGAGCCTAATGAGGATGATGATCCTAATGATGATGACCCTAAAGAGGAGGGAAATGGTGACAAACCGATggacatagataaaaaaaagCGGATCAGGCACCACATCCTACAAAGAAGGCTG AGATTATTTATGGCATTGTATGGCTCCGCGGGGACGGTCTGGAG GTGCGACGGAGGAAGTAAAAAACGAGTCGTGATCGCCAGTGGCCCCACCACTAACCGTCCCCAGAAATGGGTCACCGCCAGCCGGCACGTGTGCTCATCAGAGACGCCAGTTCCTGTGCCGGCTCCAATCCACGCCGTCCAGACGCAGTCGGCCGTTGCATAA